One Fusobacterium simiae DNA window includes the following coding sequences:
- a CDS encoding YwaF family protein produces MEDKFVLFSSQHFITMAIGFASCILLVFLGFFTEKKTAFARIIAVAVLGIKIAELLFRHYYYGETVVQLLPLHLCPIVIILSIFMMFFHSEVLFQPVYFWSIGAFFAILMPDIRDGMSNFASQSFFITHFFILFSAVYAFVHFRFRPTKSGLIWSFLLLATLAFIMYFVNNRLGTNFLYVNHPPVTKSLMDFMGPWPYYIFSLAGIDIAISFFMYLPFRKSKKAKYASWRRY; encoded by the coding sequence CTTGTATTTTACTGGTATTTTTAGGCTTTTTTACAGAGAAGAAGACTGCTTTTGCTAGGATTATAGCTGTTGCCGTTTTAGGAATAAAAATAGCAGAGTTATTATTCAGACACTATTATTATGGAGAAACAGTGGTTCAACTTTTACCATTACATCTATGTCCAATAGTAATAATACTTTCCATTTTTATGATGTTTTTTCATAGTGAAGTCTTATTTCAGCCTGTTTATTTTTGGTCAATAGGAGCATTTTTTGCAATACTTATGCCAGATATAAGAGATGGAATGAGTAATTTTGCTTCTCAAAGTTTTTTTATAACACATTTTTTTATTTTATTTAGTGCAGTTTATGCTTTTGTGCATTTTAGATTTAGACCAACGAAATCTGGTCTTATTTGGTCATTTTTATTATTAGCAACACTTGCATTTATAATGTACTTTGTAAATAATAGATTAGGAACAAATTTCCTATATGTTAATCATCCACCAGTAACAAAGAGTTTAATGGATTTTATGGGACCATGGCCATATTACATATTCTCACTTGCAGGAATAGATATAGCAATTTCTTTCTTTATGTACTTACCATTTAGAAAGAGCAAAAAAGCAAAGTATGCAAGTTGGAGAAGATATTAA
- the brxC gene encoding BREX system P-loop protein BrxC produces MESLAIKDILQKDIERKINGVVKADSNEKDTIITELNEYVVTEEIRERMTKFFDKYVESINFPTEDMGVWISGFFGSGKSHFLKMIGHILENNVYDGKKVVDYFKEKIDDAILMGNIEKASEIPTDVILFNIDNVSDQDTYQNKDSIALAFLKKFNEYLGFTRDDIEIAEFERKLWEDGKLNEFKKVFEEESGKTWKDANRNLDFHSDDFLDVVEKLGIMSRESAERWLERDTVRSISAESFRDILENYLKLKDSKHRIVFLVDEIGQYIGDNSKLMLNLQTLVETLGVKFKGRVWVGVTSQQDLGSILNNSEHRKNDFSKIQDRFKTILPLSSGNIDEVIKKRLLVKKKIESEDLEKMFDKKRIEIENLIHFEKTMTLPLYGDKKDFSETYPFVTYQFNLLQKVFEKVRNMGHSGQHMSRGERSLLSSFQEAGIKVKDKNIGILVPFNYFYKSIEQFLEDNVRRPFIHARNEKGIDDFGLEVLKLLFLLKGIDGIDPNINNLTSFMVDSMDCDRVELEKRIKKALIKLEQEVLIQKDGENYYFLTNEEQDINREIEREDIDLKKIDEKIDSYIFKEIFIKNSILIDETGNKYSFSRYIDETPFGKIGEDLAITIFTERADNYDNVVMISTRKESDLVLRFPNDDETYRNEIKLFLKVESYIRNKQKDNERESIIRILEIKQRENKTRDRRIKAELERMIAESEVYIYGQKLDIRTKDATKKIEESLKALANHRFNKAKLVKKPYDEAEIRNKLAYVYDTQENGALFAIEKDIENDINSEALKEVLERINLLEKRGDTPITLKNISEYYLKAPYGWGQFTINGLIGELWKYKRIDLQESKVLVTDESVAIALLTKLQSKNLEKIVISLKEEIDPELIKKVNNLLKEIKTLKDDTGEVSVDSPKENLIEILNRKIRIAKMYKKDCEDENYPGKKELSDWMNLLEEAILPNDSAEKNLKNFLNMEDELLKEYDKVDRVFDFFASSKKERYDKVIEKLNKIEEYKDYIGNLKETDAYKTIQEIRVDKNIYDRIREFDDLIGILDSEKNKLIEIEKNSLREKIEKYKKEFSEKLKDNQDVVRKLEERLEEFLNKEVENNNSSNDMAIFMKSKKLENIVSNIEEDYKNSVKKEIDKLEKYLYEVAEDKSDIDELRKNIKSTYSNYKDEIAKSDLKNVAITIAKAIKDKDDFNAEINGKAKKKERIKLRKISINSKSNIESEEEVREYISNIEKEVERLKNEMLEAIKNNKIVDIG; encoded by the coding sequence ATGGAGAGTTTGGCTATTAAAGATATTTTACAAAAAGATATTGAAAGAAAAATAAATGGGGTTGTAAAAGCAGATAGTAATGAAAAAGATACAATAATTACAGAATTAAATGAATATGTTGTTACAGAAGAAATTAGAGAGAGAATGACAAAATTTTTTGATAAATATGTAGAATCAATTAATTTTCCAACTGAAGATATGGGAGTATGGATCTCAGGTTTCTTTGGTTCAGGGAAATCACATTTTTTAAAAATGATAGGACATATTTTAGAAAACAATGTCTATGATGGAAAAAAGGTTGTAGATTATTTCAAAGAAAAAATAGATGATGCTATTTTGATGGGAAATATTGAAAAAGCCTCAGAAATACCAACTGATGTAATTTTATTCAATATAGATAATGTAAGTGATCAAGATACATATCAAAATAAAGATAGTATAGCACTTGCATTTTTAAAAAAATTCAATGAGTATCTTGGTTTTACAAGAGATGATATAGAAATAGCAGAGTTTGAAAGAAAACTTTGGGAAGATGGAAAACTAAATGAATTTAAAAAAGTTTTTGAAGAAGAATCTGGTAAAACTTGGAAAGATGCAAACAGAAATTTAGATTTTCATTCAGATGATTTTCTTGATGTAGTTGAAAAATTAGGAATTATGAGTAGAGAAAGTGCTGAAAGATGGCTTGAAAGGGACACAGTTAGATCTATCAGTGCTGAAAGTTTTAGAGATATATTGGAAAATTATTTAAAATTAAAAGATTCTAAGCATAGAATAGTTTTTTTAGTTGATGAAATAGGGCAATATATAGGGGATAATTCTAAACTTATGTTGAATTTACAAACTTTAGTTGAAACATTGGGAGTAAAATTTAAGGGCAGAGTTTGGGTTGGAGTTACTTCTCAACAAGATTTAGGTTCTATACTAAATAATAGTGAACATAGAAAAAATGATTTTTCTAAGATACAAGATAGATTTAAAACTATTTTACCTTTATCAAGTGGAAATATTGATGAGGTTATTAAAAAAAGACTTCTTGTTAAGAAAAAAATTGAATCTGAAGATTTAGAAAAAATGTTTGATAAAAAGAGAATTGAAATTGAAAATTTAATACATTTTGAAAAAACAATGACACTTCCTTTATATGGTGATAAAAAAGATTTTTCAGAAACTTATCCTTTTGTAACTTATCAATTTAATCTATTACAAAAAGTTTTTGAAAAAGTTAGGAATATGGGACATTCAGGGCAACATATGTCAAGAGGAGAAAGATCACTATTAAGTTCATTTCAAGAAGCTGGAATAAAAGTAAAAGATAAAAATATAGGAATTTTAGTGCCTTTTAATTATTTCTATAAATCAATAGAACAATTTTTAGAAGATAATGTAAGAAGACCTTTTATACACGCAAGAAATGAAAAGGGGATAGATGATTTTGGTTTAGAAGTATTAAAACTTTTATTTTTATTAAAAGGAATAGATGGAATAGACCCTAATATAAATAATTTAACAAGTTTTATGGTAGACTCTATGGATTGTGATAGAGTAGAGCTTGAAAAAAGAATAAAAAAGGCATTAATAAAATTAGAACAAGAAGTTTTGATTCAAAAAGATGGAGAAAATTACTATTTTTTAACAAATGAAGAACAAGATATAAATAGAGAAATTGAAAGAGAAGATATAGATTTAAAGAAAATAGATGAAAAAATAGATTCATATATTTTTAAGGAAATATTTATAAAGAATAGTATTTTAATAGATGAAACAGGTAATAAATACAGTTTTAGTAGATATATTGATGAAACTCCTTTCGGAAAAATAGGAGAAGACTTAGCAATAACTATATTTACTGAAAGAGCAGATAACTATGATAATGTAGTAATGATAAGCACAAGAAAAGAAAGTGATTTAGTTTTAAGATTTCCAAATGATGATGAAACTTATAGAAATGAAATTAAGTTATTTTTAAAGGTTGAATCGTATATTCGTAATAAACAAAAAGATAATGAAAGAGAATCAATTATTAGAATATTGGAAATAAAACAAAGAGAAAATAAAACAAGAGATAGAAGAATAAAAGCTGAATTAGAAAGAATGATAGCAGAATCAGAAGTATATATTTATGGACAAAAATTAGATATAAGAACAAAAGATGCTACAAAAAAGATAGAAGAAAGTTTAAAAGCCTTAGCTAATCATAGATTTAACAAAGCAAAACTTGTTAAAAAACCTTATGATGAAGCTGAAATAAGAAATAAATTAGCCTATGTTTATGATACACAAGAGAATGGAGCATTATTTGCTATTGAAAAAGATATTGAGAATGATATTAACTCTGAAGCATTAAAAGAAGTGTTAGAAAGAATAAATCTTCTTGAAAAAAGAGGAGATACTCCAATAACATTAAAAAATATAAGTGAATATTATTTAAAAGCTCCTTATGGTTGGGGACAATTTACAATTAATGGCTTGATTGGAGAATTGTGGAAGTATAAAAGAATAGATTTACAAGAATCAAAAGTCCTTGTTACAGATGAAAGTGTTGCAATAGCTTTGCTTACTAAATTACAAAGTAAAAATCTTGAAAAGATAGTAATATCCTTAAAAGAAGAAATAGATCCTGAACTTATAAAAAAGGTAAATAACCTATTAAAAGAAATAAAAACTTTAAAAGATGATACAGGTGAAGTAAGTGTAGATTCACCTAAAGAAAATTTAATAGAGATTTTAAATAGAAAAATAAGAATAGCAAAAATGTATAAAAAAGATTGTGAAGATGAAAATTATCCAGGGAAAAAAGAACTGTCTGATTGGATGAATTTATTGGAAGAGGCTATTTTACCTAATGATAGTGCTGAAAAAAATCTTAAAAATTTCTTAAATATGGAAGATGAATTACTTAAAGAATACGATAAAGTTGATAGAGTATTTGATTTCTTTGCAAGTTCTAAAAAAGAAAGATATGATAAAGTTATTGAAAAATTAAATAAGATTGAAGAATATAAGGATTATATTGGCAATTTAAAGGAAACAGATGCTTATAAGACTATTCAAGAAATTAGAGTAGACAAGAATATCTATGATAGAATAAGAGAATTTGATGATTTAATAGGTATATTAGATAGTGAAAAAAATAAACTTATTGAAATAGAAAAAAATTCTCTAAGAGAAAAAATAGAAAAATATAAGAAAGAATTTTCTGAAAAATTAAAAGATAATCAAGATGTTGTTAGAAAATTAGAGGAAAGATTAGAAGAATTTTTAAATAAAGAAGTAGAAAATAACAATAGTTCAAATGATATGGCAATATTTATGAAATCTAAAAAATTAGAAAATATTGTTTCTAATATTGAAGAAGATTATAAAAATTCTGTGAAAAAAGAAATTGATAAATTAGAAAAATATCTTTATGAAGTTGCAGAGGATAAGAGTGATATTGATGAGCTTAGAAAAAATATTAAATCTACATACAGTAATTATAAAGATGAAATAGCTAAAAGCGATCTTAAAAATGTCGCTATAACTATTGCAAAAGCTATAAAAGATAAAGATGATTTCAATGCAGAAATTAATGGTAAAGCTAAGAAAAAAGAAAGAATTAAATTAAGAAAAATTAGTATAAATTCTAAATCTAATATAGAAAGTGAAGAAGAAGTGAGAGAATATATTTCAAATATTGAAAAAGAAGTTGAGAGATTAAAAAATGAAATGCTTGAAGCTATAAAGAATAATAAAATTGTTGATATTGGGTAA